Proteins from one Triticum aestivum cultivar Chinese Spring chromosome 7A, IWGSC CS RefSeq v2.1, whole genome shotgun sequence genomic window:
- the LOC123147564 gene encoding heparanase-like protein 3 has translation MAGLRLLVGALWLLAVLRQGAAAEAGAVSVDGRRAIASTGEDFVCATLDWWPPDKCDYGTCSWGRASLLNLDLSNKILLNAVKAFSPLVLRLGGSLQDKVVYGTADRRGPCAPFTKSESEMFGFTEGCLPMRRWDELNAFFQKSGAKIVFGLNALNGRVPLQGGAMGGNWDTTNAASFIRYTAGKGYKIHGWELGNELSGSGIGTKIGAAQYVKDAIALKTTVDSVYRGSPAKPLVLAPGGFFDPAWYGELIAKTKPDMLDVVTHHIYNLGAGVDTHLIDRILDPKALDGMASPFRDLQGLLKAAGTSAVAWVGESGGAYNSGHHLVTDAFVFSFWFLDQLGMSAKFDTKSYCRQSFIGGNYGLLNTTTFQPNPDYYSALLWHRLMGTKVLEAKFTGTNMIRAYAHCAKHAPGITLLLINLHGNATNHVKVAGSGGRGAHAGRKHGGRFAQATGAAREEYHLTPEGGNIQSQVMLLNGRALVTGADGSIPRMEPVKVDAARPIAMAPRSIVFVHMPHYHAPACS, from the exons atggcggggctGCGGCTTCTTGTTGGGGCGCTTTGGCTGCTGGCGGTGCTGCggcagggcgcggcggcggaggcgggggccGTCTCCGTGGACGGGCGGCGCGCCATTGCGTCCACGGGCGAGGACTTCGTGTGCGCCACCCTCGACTGGTGGCCGCCCGACAAGTGCGACTACGGCACCTGCAGCTGGGGCCGCGCCTCGCTCCTCAACCTG GATCTCTCCAACAAAATCCTTCTCAATGCCGTCAAAG CCTTCTCGCCGCTGGTGCTCCGGCTGGGCGGCTCGCTGCAGGACAAGGTGGTGTACGGCACGGCAGACCGGCGGGGGCCATGCGCGCCGTTCACCAAGAGCGAGTCGGAGATGTTCGGCTTCACCGAGGGCTGCCTGCCCATGCGCCGCTGGGACGAGCTCAACGCCTTCTTCCAGAAATCCGG GGCCAAGATCGTGTTCGGGCTCAACGCCCTCAACGGCCGGGTGCCACTGCAGGGCGGGGCCATGGGAGGCAACTGGGACACCACGAACGCGGCGTCCTTCATCCGGTACACCGCCGGCAAGGGGTACAAAATCCATGGATGGGAGCTCG GGAATGAGCTCAGCGGCTCCGGCATCGGGACGAAGATCGGGGCGGCCCAGTACGTCAAGGACGCGATCGCCCTCAAGACGACGGTGGACAGCGTGTACCGGGGCAGCCCGGCGAAGCCGCTGGTGCTCGCGCCCGGCGGCTTCTTCGACCCGGCCTGGTACGGCGAGCTCATCGCCAAGACCAAGCCAGACATGCTCGACGTGGTGACCCACCACATCTACAACCTAGGGGCAG GGGTGGACACACATCTGATTGACAGGATCCTCGACCCGAAGGCGCTCGACGGCATGGCGAGCCCGTTCAGGGATCTTCAGGGGCTGCTGAAAGCCGCCGGGACGTCGGCCGTCGCCTGGGTTGGGGAGTCTGGAGGGGCTTACAACAGTGGGCATCACCTTGTCACTGATGCATTTGTGTTCAGCTTCTG GTTCCTGGATCAGCTCGGCATGTCGGCGAAATTCGACACCAAGAGCTACTGTAGGCAGAGCTTCATCGGTGGGAACTACGGCCTGCTGAACACGACCACATTCCAGCCAAATCCTGACTACTACAG TGCTCTGCTGTGGCATCGCCTGATGGGAACCAAGGTTCTAGAAGCCAAGTTCACCGGGACCAACATGATCCGCGCCTACGCGCATTGCGCAAAACATGCT CCGGGGATAACCCTGCTGCTCATCAACCTGCACGGCAACGCGACGAACCACGTCAAGGTGGcaggttcaggcggccgcggcgcacaCGCCGGAAGGAAGCACGGGGGGAGGTTTGCTCAGGCGACCGGAGCGGCGAGGGAGGAGTACCACCTCACGCCTGAGGGCGGCAACATCCAGAGCCAGGTGATGCTGCTGAACGGCAGGGCGCTGGTGACCGGCGCCGACGGGAGCATCCCCAGGATGGAGCCTGTGAAGGTGGACGCGGCGCGGCCCATCGCCATGGCGCCTCGGTCCATCGTGTTCGTCCACATGCCGCATTACCATGCCCCTGCGTGTAGCTAG